From Danio rerio strain Tuebingen ecotype United States chromosome 2, GRCz12tu, whole genome shotgun sequence:
ATACTCAACACTTCGACAACAGCTTAAGTTTCAATTTTTCTGAGAAGAATCACTTCCTGTTTGTGAAAAACGAATCAGCCAGTCATATATAAAACACCACTAGATGACAGTGTTGTACAGAAGATATTCATTATTAGAGACAATCTTAAAATCTGTGAtgtttatttagtctttttttcgTCACTTAACAccttattttaatacttttgtgTGCGAAGTGTtgacaataaattgtatttaaagaCAATCATGGggaaaaatactttaaatttaaaatatgaataaataataactgAATAGAGAGTCGTGTTTTGACAGTGATGTTTATTTAGAAGCTGAACTCGGGGTTACACTTTTGTCTGTGGTAAAACAGAATTCATCAGGAGAGAAACAAACTCACAATgtgaaaatacacaaaatacagAGGACTATATTCTTACTGAGGCTGATAAAGTAAAATACAAATTCTACAGAAATACATTTATCTTGCAGTACTACTAAGGATTCTTCTGGCATTTTATATTGGTCAATAATATAAACTAATGATCTATTTTTTTTGccttaataaatgacaatatatgTGTCTTTCAAAACTGATGCAATAATAGCAAATTTTCAGTACAAATAAATCTGTTCCAATAGATcaaaaattaatacaataatataaatgcAAGATCACAATGGCTGTGATATAAAAGCACTGAGAGAATAATTATATATTTCTGCTATTCTTTTAAgattaaagtttaatttttttatcagaGCACATATAAACAAGAACATGCCTGTGTGAAATCTAGAAACATGCAGTGAGAGTCAGCAGGATATGATTCTGTTCAAAGTGACAAAAGCACAACGTTCATCATTTGACATTTCATATCTTTGCTGGCATTTCTGTTTCTTAATTTGGTGGAGAATTTAGTCTtgatttattgataataaaacaaaaatgtttcacAGTTACTGATTTATCACCATCTACATCTTCACATCACttagttttatttttggcttgctttttgataatagaaaatataaaGAATTGATCCTAAACCCAGGGTAGAGTGGCTGAGTGAATGTGGTGTGAATGCTGTGAATGAGGTTCATTGTGTCAGAGATGCTGTAGAAGGaaagagttcctgcactgtgatccacatacACTCCTATTCTAGATGAGATGGACATTACTGGCAGTTTGGTGTGTTTGTTATTGTGCCAAAATGAACAACTGGAGTCAGAGCAggacaaactccaggactgatcaTTACGTCCAATTACACACTCAGTTCCCTCTCCTTTCCTGTTGATGCTCTTATACGCCACTGATATGGACACTCCTCTGCCGCTCCACTCcacctcccagtaacagcgtccacacacactctctctacaCAACACCTGAAGCCAACAATCAAacctgtctggatgatcaggatactgATTGTCTTTAGAAGTGTATTCAAACACTCTGTTCCCTTCAGACAGCAACAGGTAattattcactgtgtttggatccaAAGTAAGCGGACCGTAATCTGATGAAGACAAAACACATGacttttgtttacaaaaataaaaatccacatttatttatttcttttacagTTTGTCATCTCTGGGTTTGATTATCAATGCatatgaataagctaaatttaaTCATTAACATGGGCACATAGAGTAAAACAAGAGAACGAGAACACAAATAGGACATATGCTTAGTCATTTGTAAagagataaatagatagatagatagatagatagatagatagatagatagatagatagatagatatagatagatagatagatagatagatagatagatagatagatacatagatagatagatagaaattaaTTGCCAGTtcatataataattatatgaatATGTAACAAAGTATAAATACTCATAACTGTTATAATACAAATACAACACATATAGCGGCAATATACAGCCAATTTTGTCTTAAAAATTAATTCTATgagtttataaaaatgtaatttggcAACAAAAGAAGCTTTACTGGATCATATTTGTGCCACTTTTTATTCAGTTGATCAGTCTGTGTTAGTTTGTGATCTCTAACCCTAGAATAAAACTCTCTCCAGAAAGAGCAGGTTAGCTTTAGTGTAAATTACCATTAAACTTATTTTCTTGAGAACTTGCCTAAGTAAAATCTAAACTTCATGCAACAGGTCTCTGAGCAGAACAACACCAACATAAGCCAGTTATCATTTGATTATTCATGAGTAGTTATAGTTTATTTCCTTCAATTCACAGGTGTTTCAGTAGTGAATCTTTTGAATATTAACTATGACATGAACATGAATGTTCAGCACAGTTCAGTCTGATCTATAATATGTTTTGATGTGTGATAAGGACTAAAGTCTATCTCTGTATGCACAGTATGATGATCTTATTAGAGACTTACACTGGAGGAAGTCCTCACGGGTCTTTGGTTCAGGTTTGGATATCCTGGTTATCTCTCTCACTGTGGAAATCAAAAGAAACTTGTTAGTAAATATTACACAATTATGCAGAATGCACTGTAGCTGTaattataaatcataataaaataattgatattttatttaaatatatgatgCATCCAAAATCGCAtaattccatactatatagtatgtgaaAAAGTTTGCAAGCTGAGTAGTAAGTCTGAATTTATAGTACTGAAAAAAATGAAgcacccagatgacctactacttcagGTGAGGCTCTGAAGAGCACATCCGATGGACACTGTACTATCCCATTAAGCCATGAGAGAAAATATTAATGAGAGTGAAGCGTCATAACTGATGTggtcatgtgatgatgacaaatggcagatgtagtacatctGAATTCACTTGATAATACTCAAATTCATACCATATTGAACAACCTTTTCTAATTGTTGTGAAatcaattcaaattcaaatgtagtaccaaCTATAGTGATTTTGGACACAGCTATAATTATTTCTGTGTTACAGTACAtgacacatatataaatataaagcttACCTTTACCAGATATCTTTTTTATCTCCTCTCTGCAGAAATGCTCCAGTTTCTCTCTCAGACGAGACACAGATTTACCAACATCATCAAAAGAGAGAGGAGAGCTGACAGTGATGCTGGATGAGTCTGTGGATCCAGGAGGAGTAGAGAGAGACTGGAAACTCTACACAGACACAACACAAACAGCAgctaaagacacacacacacacatctgacagAAACACAATCTCTGCACAACATGCTCTTCCACTGTGCTGTTTGTCAGATCTGTGTTACCTGTAGGAAATGGATGTGATGGTCTGTGTGTGAAAGCTGCTCCAGCTCAGCGTCTCTCCTCCTCAGATCATCAATCTCCTGCTTCAGTCGCTCCAGTCGTCCTTCAGCCCCACTCACTGCAGCCTTTTCCTGATCTCTGATCAACTGCATCACCTCAGAGCGGCTCTTCTCAATGGAGCAGATGAGCTCAGTAAAGATCCTCTCAGTGTCCTCCACTACTGCCTGTGCAGAGCGCTGTTAGGACACACCGAGAGAGAAGCAGCAGAATCAGTCATTCACTCAGCTCTTACTGCTGCCTCATAGCCTGTTCCCCACAGGGGCTTCAGTGGGACTCAAAGTGCTCCAGCACTGGGCTCCAGGGGCGCAGCTAGGGGGCAGAGAAGTTAGGACGTTTCTAAGGACCCATGCCATTTTGGGGCCCCCAGAGTTACTAATACACCACCAGAGTTACTATTACACCACTCCTAAACCCCCACCCACCCCAACCAAGCCCCACCGATCCCTAACTCCCAGCACCGATACTCGTGACTCAAAATTCTCCCCACCATCCACTCTTCCCTTTCCTTCCCATAGTGGGATCCTCACTGACTGACTTCAGGACAGTCCTAACTGAGTCTCAAACAGCTCTTCCAGCAGTCAGCAGTTGATCATCTGCTAAAACTCACCTTGTGAGACTCTACAGCTGCTCTCAGCTCCTCACACTCCTTCAGTTTCCTCTGGATTCTCTGATGGAGTTTACTCTGGGTTTCCTCCAACTGCCTCTATAGGATTTATAATATTGCAGGCAAcatattaataaacttattacaCTTGAGAATTCAACAGAGTGgttttaaatagcaaatagtTTATACCTGTTTGTCAGTCCTTTCTGCTGCAGCTGATACAGTGTCGTGGCTTTTGTGTTTATCCATTGTACACAGATAACAAATACAGCACTGATCAGTACGACAGAAAATCTCCAGTAGTTTGTCATGTTGAGAGCAGATCATCTCCTGCAGTCGTCCAGTGGCGTCCATCAGATTGTGTTTTTTACCTCTGAAGAAACTCTCGTGTTGTTCAAGATGATTTTGGCAGTAAGAGTTCAGACACACCAGACAGGATTTGATAGCTTTGTTTTTGTCTCCAGTACAAACATCACATTCCACATCTGCAGATTCAGAGTAACACTGAGCAGGACGAGCAGCTTGTAGTTTGGTCTTCTTGAGTTTCTCCACCACTTCAGCCAGCATGGTGTTTTTCCCTAAAGCAGGTCTTGGAGTGAAGGTCTGTCTGCACTGAGGGCAGCTGTAGACTCCCTTCTGCTCATCCTGATCCCAGCAGTCTAAAATACAGCTCATACAGTAACTGTGTCCACAGGGAATAGTTACTGGACCCTTCAGTAGATCCAGACAGATTGAACAGCTGAACTGATCCTGAGCCACTGAAATACTGGATTCTGCCATTTTACAGCACAAACTCACAGACAGAAGAGAATACTCAACATTTCGACAACAGCTTAAGTTTCGATTTTTCTTAGAGGAATCACTTCCTGTTTGTGAAAAACGAATCAGCCAGTCATATAAAAAACACCACTAGATGACAGTGTTGTACAGAAGATATTCATTATTAGAGACTATCTTAAAATCTGTGCTTATTtgccctgttatttactttatcaCTAGTTAGCAccttattttaatacttttgtgtgtgtgatactttgacaataaatgggaaaaaatactttaaattaaaaacaaaacaaaacaaataaataataataactgaacTGAGAGTTGTGTTCTGTCAGTGATGTTTATTGAGGAACTGCACTCAATGTTACACTTTTGTCTGTGGTAAAACAGAATTCATCAGGAGAAACACAAACTCACAATgtgaaaatacacaaaatacacaGGACTATGGTACTACATAAATACTACAACCTTAAATCAGaataagttgggacagtatgtaaaacgcaaaataaaaaagtagtgaattgactttgacttgtatttcattgcagacaatatgaacacaaaatatttcatgttttgtctggtcaacttaatttcatttgtaaatctTTTCCTGTCATTCCGACACACCAAAAAAAgctgggacaggagcagtttagggctagtaatcaagtaaattggttaaataatgagtTCAACAGGTCAACAAGTGGTtgtatgatttggtacaaaataGAGCCCAGAGACTTACACTGGAGGAACTCTTCACTATGGAAATCAACAGATACTTGATATTAttagttcattttcttttcggcttagttcctttattaactcacggacaatttagcttacccaattcacctgtaccgaagaGCTTAATCGTAAATGCTGATGGACTTGAAAGAGTTTAATCTATTCAGAAACATAATGGATATGAAAATGTTATTGCAGTGCTTTGCAACTCCAGTTAACTGCCGAGAGAACAGTCTAGCTGTATCCTGATCAGACAGTTTAGATAGCTGGCtccagacattaaaaaagtgtGTGTGGATAGTCTTACTGGAAGGCTGAGTTAAGTGGTGTCTGAATCATCTGAAATGATTAGATATTTGCTAAATACACTCAACATAAAAAAGTACtacagaaataattatttaactgtAAACATTCCCTTACCAGATATTAACTCATAAAGATAGAAAATCTgtgttctgttcaacacaaaagacaatattttgaataaagcCTGAAACCTGTCACTATTGacatatgtagtttttttttctactatggaagtcagtggttacaggtttccagttttctttaaaataacttctcttgtgttcaacaaaaaagctTTCTACTTTACCAGCTAGACTGCACTACTCAAAATCTAAAATTACACAGAATTTCTTTCTACCATTTGCCCTACAAGTGACCGGTGTAAGTCTGCTGAAGGCTTCCTGAACCATCTCTTTTGGATGAGTCCAAAATTTTATGATTTCTAGTGTGACATATTTAATTGGTTTTCTAATATGCATGGTGTTACCTTCACACCCCACCCAGAAATTGTTATATTTGGGTACTCTCATTTAGTGATTGATTATAATGTGTCCATACAAAGCACCATCACTTCTAGAATGATTAAGAGTGTTATTCTAAAACTGTGGAAATCAAATTCTATTCCTTGATTTAAGACATGGTTAACTACTcactcaaaatgttttttttttttttttttttttaaactgcttttattcctgccgaaataaaacaaataagactttctccagaagaaaaaaatattatcagacatactgtgaaaatgtccttgctctattcaacattatttgggaaatattttaaaaagaaaaagaaattcaaaggggggctaataattctgacttcaactgaatacgcaataaagaaaataaaaacacaaagaagCAGTCAATAGGTAGTGAGCATTTTAAGCATTACACTGCTGCTCAGAATCTGCGTTATATTGGTCCAGGTGATCAAGAAATGGTTGCCATATTGTAAAACTTAGCAAAATCATCAATAACTCCATAACAGACTCCTTCCATGTGCAatatttaaggtaaatattattagcgcctttaatctatttttttcgatagtctgcagaacaaaaaacttgcctaattaccctaacttgcctagttaacctaattaacctagttaagcctttaaatgtcactttaagctgtataagtgccttgaaaaatatctagtctaatattatttactgtcatcatggcaaagataaaacaaatcagttattagaaatgagttattatgtttagtaatgtgctttaaaaaaatcttctctccgttaaacagaaattggggaaaaataaacgggggcctaataattcaggagggccttcaactgtatatatatttaagtgtttttagtaataactttatttattttttgcctttattaaattaaacaaaaatgaataaacaagacACATCATGCAAAAAGAAGGGAAGAAATTGAATGGGAACAACCTAAACTGTGGCTAGCTGTAACATGCTTGGTTTAAAAGTTATTATGTTTTACAAAAAACAAGAAAGGGTTTTAAAACATTGGAGGAGATCTTGCAAAGCAAGAGACCGCATCTCGTTGGTTATCTCACTTACTTATTGCTAACGTTTTGCACATATACACATAAGAAAATCCTATGCAAACCGAATGATTTAAATACCTGGAGATGAGCAAAGGGTCTCTGCTGTACAAGCCTTGCTACCCAACCATCATCCCCTGCAGGTAAGAAGAGTATTGCAGATTATGTTTTTTAATGCTTTAGCAATGTGTCTATAATTGTATGAGTTAGATTCAGAATGGCTTGCTCTACTCagcttttttattgtttgttaaaattattaattaccaTTTTATATTATAACTACAGTTGTATAACAGTGTGGAAGAACAATCCAGTTTCAGAGGTCTCAGAAAGGTATGTATTCGGTGCCCTGCTGTGCTGTAggctaatcttttttttaaatcactaaaaAAGTAGTGTGAATCAGAATGTCTGTAATGTTTCATACCTTTGGTTTGTGCTTATAGCTATGCATGATGTGCTGTAAATTTCTAATCTGGCatacagtcaaaattattagcctttgaAATTCTTTTCTCTTTAAAATAATTCTGAAACAATGTTTAACAAATCAAggactttttcacagtatttcctataatattttttatatatttataatatatataatttttttaaatttatataatatttattttgttttatttcggctagaataaaaagcagtttttaactttttaaaagccattttaaggtcaatattattttagGGGCCTAccctttagcaatatttttttttgtctacaaaCCATTTATAcatgacttgcataattaccctaacatgcttaattaacctagtttagcctttaaattgcactttaagctgatctagaaaaatatctagtaaaatattatgtacttttaGTAAATactaaagaaatcagttattagagattagttattaaatctattatgtttataaatgtgtaaaaaaaaaaaaacagaaaacgttaaacagaaattagggggaaattatacaggggggctattaattcaggagggctaataattctgactttaactgaatGTCTTCTAACTGAATTTCTTTTTTCAAAGGAGCCTGTAGAAGATAATGAGTCTAAGCAAGAAGTGTTCTTTGATCACCTTATTTTTCCATCTCTGCTTCTCTTTGCTGGTAGTTAATGTTCAAACTGCCCATCAAACAAACACAGTAAGGCATAATAcaattcggtcacactttattttgattgtccatttgttgaatgtaagttacattgcatctacatgccaactaaatctcattagattataagttgaCTATTAGGTTGAAGTTAatgtaagctgacatgtacttgcaaagtttcatatagtcagttaaatttctgtttagcagaagtatcaacagatattaagcagacagtcttaCGCAAAATAAAGCGTTAACTATAATTCTCAGACGAATAAACTCATATTATTAGTATAAGTGAATTACCTCATATAAGTGAATTTTCCCACATATATTTTTTGTTCACAGCCTGAATTTGGAGATATTCTTGTATTTCCCACATCAACCTGTGGAGTAGCTTTTGCTAGTCACTACGCTATATATGTTGATGACGTGACAATGCCTGATAAAAAAGACGGAGAGAACCTTTTTCACATGACAAgtaataaaatcaaaacaaaactatattaTGCACTATTATTTAAACAGCCATAGCCACTTTTCCTGCATTAATAACTGCAAAATGCATATTCTCCCCCATACACAGAAAACCTTGACGGCACATCTGGCTGTGGATTTGGAACTACACACAGAGTAACATTCACAGTGGACAATTACTTGGATGACCACCGCCAGCAGGTCAATGATCAGCAAACCATCATCAATACTATTAATGAGCTGAATAGAAACTGTGGAACATGGTCTTGGTCAAACACCTGTGAACATGTTGCCACACATATACGATATGGCGCAGCTTCTAAACAGTGCAATCAGGTAAGTTATAAAGAATGTATGATCTTTACAATGGGTTGTTATCAGACATTAAGTTAATCTCTCTCTGTAGGCCATAAGGGAGCTGGTTAGGTTAAAGGCATAACTATAGATGTAGCTTTTTAAGGGGGATTataattgatgaatgaatgtatgaataaaagaAATGATCAGAATATTTATTGGTATATGTTTTGTTCTAATACTACTATTCATGTTTTTTAGCATGGCACCCTGTTTGGAAGTTTAGTATGTCAAGT
This genomic window contains:
- the ftr14 gene encoding finTRIM family, member 14 isoform X1 is translated as MAESSISVAQDQFSCSICLDLLKGPVTIPCGHSYCMSCILDCWDQDEQKGVYSCPQCRQTFTPRPALGKNTMLAEVVEKLKKTKLQAARPAQCYSESADVECDVCTGDKNKAIKSCLVCLNSYCQNHLEQHESFFRGKKHNLMDATGRLQEMICSQHDKLLEIFCRTDQCCICYLCTMDKHKSHDTVSAAAERTDKQRQLEETQSKLHQRIQRKLKECEELRAAVESHKRSAQAVVEDTERIFTELICSIEKSRSEVMQLIRDQEKAAVSGAEGRLERLKQEIDDLRRRDAELEQLSHTDHHIHFLQSFQSLSTPPGSTDSSSITVSSPLSFDDVGKSVSRLREKLEHFCREEIKKISVREITRISKPEPKTREDFLQYYGPLTLDPNTVNNYLLLSEGNRVFEYTSKDNQYPDHPDRFDCWLQVLCRESVCGRCYWEVEWSGRGVSISVAYKSINRKGEGTECVIGRNDQSWSLSCSDSSCSFWHNNKHTKLPVMSISSRIGVYVDHSAGTLSFYSISDTMNLIHSIHTTFTQPLYPGFRINSLYFLLSKSKPKIKLSDVKM
- the ftr14 gene encoding finTRIM family, member 14; translation: MAESSISVAQDQFSCSICLDLLKGPVTIPCGHSYCMSCILDCWDQDEQKGVYSCPQCRQTFTPRPALGKNTMLAEVVEKLKKTKLQAARPAQCYSESADVECDVCTGDKNKAIKSCLVCLNSYCQNHLEQHESFFRGKKHNLMDATGRLQEMICSQHDKLLEIFCRTDQCCICYLCTMDKHKSHDTVSAAAERTDKQRQLEETQSKLHQRIQRKLKECEELRAAVESHKRSAQAVVEDTERIFTELICSIEKSRSEVMQLIRDQEKAAVSGAEGRLERLKQEIDDLRRRDAELEQLSHTDHHIHFLQSFQSLSTPPGSTDSSSITVSSPLSFDDVGKSVSRLREKLEHFCREEIKKISGKVREITRISKPEPKTREDFLQYYGPLTLDPNTVNNYLLLSEGNRVFEYTSKDNQYPDHPDRFDCWLQVLCRESVCGRCYWEVEWSGRGVSISVAYKSINRKGEGTECVIGRNDQSWSLSCSDSSCSFWHNNKHTKLPVMSISSRIGVYVDHSAGTLSFYSISDTMNLIHSIHTTFTQPLYPGFRINSLYFLLSKSKPKIKLSDVKM